The following coding sequences lie in one Aquabacterium olei genomic window:
- a CDS encoding sensor histidine kinase N-terminal domain-containing protein: protein MRDSPLPGPTDDDRAEAVDLRVGSPLSRQLLWWIVLPQLVLWLVGAFVTYSVASNYANQVVDRSLFQTSRALARQVKPIDNGLLIDFPRAARDIIETDPDDTVYYMVSTPPGRFILGNQQLPPPSERVQLENDEPYFYDATVRETRVRVAALLLPYGEGG from the coding sequence GTGCGCGATTCCCCCTTGCCCGGTCCGACGGACGATGACCGCGCCGAGGCGGTCGACCTGCGGGTCGGCAGCCCGCTGAGCCGTCAGCTTCTTTGGTGGATCGTGCTGCCACAGTTGGTGTTGTGGCTGGTGGGGGCGTTCGTGACCTACAGCGTGGCGTCCAATTACGCCAACCAGGTGGTCGATCGCAGTCTGTTCCAGACCTCGCGTGCGCTCGCCCGTCAGGTCAAGCCGATCGACAACGGTCTGCTGATTGACTTCCCGCGGGCGGCCCGCGACATCATCGAGACCGACCCCGACGACACGGTCTACTACATGGTCAGCACGCCGCCCGGCCGGTTCATTCTCGGCAACCAGCAACTGCCGCCGCCGTCCGAGCGCGTTCAGCTGGAAAACGATGAACCCTATTTCTACGACGCCACCGTGCGCGAGACGCGCGTGCGTGTGGCCGCGCTGCTGCTGCCTTACGGTGAAGGCGGCTAG